A stretch of Electrophorus electricus isolate fEleEle1 chromosome 3, fEleEle1.pri, whole genome shotgun sequence DNA encodes these proteins:
- the si:dkey-174m14.3 gene encoding brain-enriched guanylate kinase-associated protein, protein MKKIYIGKTAPKTSRNGGKHQKKSSLQEQKEDLRKRLSYTTHKLELLENEFDSTRQYLETELRRAQEELDKFTDKLRRIQSSYSALQRINQDLEEKIHRTSQHHDDEKRALGREILVLNSHLMEAKMTIEKLKDDNDLYRKDCKIVAQLLQCNKSHYRALLSELPEEFQERLRLHMELSSLCHSPYSDTVPASVIASVLEKPDEVCSIQASRSPSPQHHQPQGFLVGTGLGSPERLGLRATFKSDLYSSDTALYCPEERQRERRPSMDLHDHQKLYSLQNSTDSTPEEGSPSLQQGFSQEHFGKFATSLGGASSSYSSFSGGGSEDKGADLPSSAASSPRPHGLYMEWRDTTDFEHKSNSSWERDSPSAFNKAHTFQPPEPSPHHNSSSPIYSRTMSSCYSEPYEPLPHSTSPSITTYGDSRRGSTLLPEEEELIGRWRQLSVEDVSAHSYHSTGRASPYSFSEQHFSLRPAKIRLGPLYSSFQEGTDIYHHHMGVLDPFSSPSPEVSPGLRQPHSQPHLFQAKDDSQESEHSLYSPEEQAVAAASQQGEYVEVSPNSSSGSLHHGSLEIAAELQHYQPDRHSASPQGSNPPTPQPPAQYQTFSSLGLSRKDSLTKAQLYGTLLN, encoded by the exons CTCATTGCAGGAGCAAAAGGAAGACCTGCGGAAGCGGCTATCTTATACCACTCATAAGCTGGAACTACTAGAAAATGAATTTGACTCCACCCGGCAGTACCTGGAGACTGAATTGCGTCGTGCTCAGGAGGAACTTGACAAGTTCACTGACAAACTTCGGCG AATACAGAGCAGTTATTCAGCACTGCAGAGAATCAACCAGGACCTAGAAGAAAAGATACACAGAACA TCACAGCACCATGATGATGAGAAGCGGGCACTGGGACGGGAGATCCTGGTCCTGAACAGCCATCTCATGGAAGCCAAGATGACGATTGAGAAGCTGAAGGACGACAAT GACTTGTACAGGAAGGACTGTAAAATAGTTGCCCAGCTTTTGCAGTGCAATAAGTCCCACTACAGAGCCCTGCTCTCAGAG TTGCCTGAAGAGTTTCAGGAGAGGCTGAGACTTCATATGGAACTTTCATCCCTGTGCCACTCCCCCTACTCTGACACTGTCCCTGCTTCAGTAATAGCCAGTGTGTTGGAGAAGCCTGATGAAGTGTGCAGTATTCAGGCATCACGTTCACCTAGCCCCCAGCACCACCAACCCCAGGGCTTCCTCGTGGGTACCGGCCTGGGCAGTCCTGAGCGTCTTGGCCTGCGTGCCACATTTAAGTCTGACCTGTACAGTAGTGACACAGCTCTTTACTGCCCAGAAGAGCGACAACGGGAACGGAGGCCCAGCATGGATCTGCATGACCATCAGAAACTTTACAGCCTTCAGAACTCCACAGACAGCACTCCAGAGGAAGGATCCCCTTCCCTACAGCAGGGTTTCTCCCAGGAGCACTTTGGCAAGTTTGCCACCTCTCTGGGTGGAGCCTCTAGCTCCTATTCCAGTTTCAGTGGGGGTGGCTCTGAGGATAAAGGGGCAGACCTTCCCAGCAGTGCTGCCTCTTCCCCTCGACCCCACGGACTTTATATGGAGTGGAGAGATACCACTGATTTTGAACACAAGAGTAACTcttcttgggagagagacagcccCAGTGCCTTCAACAAGGCGCACACGTTCCAACCACCTGAGCCCAGCCCCCACCACAACAGTAGCTCGCCGATCTACAGCAGGACCATGTCTTCCTGCTACAGTGAGCCTTATGAACCCCTGCCACACTCCACTTCTCCTAGTATCACCACCTATGGTGACAGTCGCCGTGGAAGCACACTACTCCCGGAGGAGGAAGAGCTGATTGGTCGATGGAGGCAGTTGAGTGTGGAGGATGTGAGTGCTCACTCATATCACAGCACTGGACGTGCCTCACCTTATAGCTTCTCTGAGCAGCATTTCTCCCTGCGACCTGCAAAGATCCGGCTTGGGCCACTCTACAGTAGCTTCCAGGAGGGGACTGACATATATCACCACCACATGGGGGTTCTGGATCCTTTCTCTAGCCCCAGCCCAGAGGTGAGCCCAGGGCTTCGGCAGCCACACAGCCAGCCTCACCTCTTCCAAGCCAAGGATGACAGCCAGGAGTCAGAGCACAGCCTATATAGCCCTGAGGAGCAGGCTGTAGCTGCGGCCAGCCAGCAAGGCGAGTACGTGGAGGTGAGCCCCAACAGCTCCAGTGGGTCCCTGCACCATGGTTCCTTGGAGATTGCAGCAGAGCtccagcactaccaacctgatCGACATAGTGCCTCCCCTCAGGGAAGCAATCCTCCCACCCCCCAGCCACCAGCACAGTACCAAACATTTAGTTCGCTGGGTTTGTCAAGGAAAGATAGTCTCACCAAGGCTCAACTCTATGGGACTCTGCTTAACTGA